The following DNA comes from Leishmania mexicana MHOM/GT/2001/U1103 complete genome, chromosome 8.
cagagagagagagatgaaggACGGAGGCAGATGTGAGCAACGCATCCATTATGCGAGCCTGACTGCACGAAAAGAGCGGCAAAGAACGGCGGGCGGCAACCGGACAACATATGCGAACACATATTACTTGCcggccttctcctccttcgcggccTCCTTGCGCGCGGCGCGGACACTGCGGGCACCGAAGAAGCGCACGGCGGAGTGGTTCTTCTTCAGGAAGGCGTACACGCACATCGACTTCTCCTCGGCCGATACCGCGCGTGGGGCCTCGGCGGACGGGTACACCAcagcgccgacagcggcgtcgccgaagcGCGAGCGGTCCTGGGTCGCggccttcacctcctcctcagaCGCCTCGCCCTTCTGCACCTTCTTGTGGTTCATCGGAAACAGCACAAGCTTGCTCATGTACGTCTTCAGGCGCTGCACGTTCACGTTCATGCCCTCCTCGGACTTGTTCTTCCGGCGGCTGTCCACGCGGATGCCGATCGTGGCGGCGTACTGGGGGTTCAGGCCAGCAGCCTTCAGCTCGGCCGGCGAGAAGCCGCGGCCCAGGCGGCGCTTCATGTTGTGACGCACCGTGGGGCAGTTCACCTGCGGACGCAGCGCCTTCAGCGGGCGGGGGAACACCTTCTTGGCCTTCAGCAGAcgcagacggcgacggcggtgcttcTGAGCCGGCTGGTTCAGGAACACCTTCACGTTACCCTTCTGCGAAGAGCACGGGTTCCAGTGCTTCTTCTGGTGAACGTGGGGGATCGCGTTGTTACCCTTCGGCATCTTCGCTACTCGCGGGTTGTTATGTGCTGCAAGGGACAGGGAGACACGAGAAAAAGGGGAGATGAAACACAGCAATAACACACGAATGAGGTTAGCACAGGTGCGCACACGAGTCGTCAATCGTGACGCACGTGCAAGGGTGCGAAAGGGTGCGCAAGAGAGAGTGCGAGGCGCAGGGCAGTACGCCAGAACACGGAATCGCCGTTAGCGATGTGGCacaagtgtgtgtgtgtgtgtgtgcagacaTGCAGAAAGGTGCAGGGTGAAGGGCATGAGCAccacagaaagagaggaCACGACGCGGGTTCACCAGGCGCGGCAGATGAAGAAACACGTGCATGACGCAAAATGAATGagagcgaagaagaaaagaagATCAGAGTGGAAGTAGCAGCAAAGCAACCGTGTGGCTACGGAACGTCACTGCGTTGGTATGTCGGCGTATGGGTGTGCGAGCGCAGGCCTTGTCTTCAGCTTTCAAGCCTGTCTCCGTCGCTGCGTGGAAGGAGGCGATGAGAGAGCGGAGTCGTTCCCGGAGGTCTCCTACCCCGCTGACCCTCATCCTTCCTCTTCGCTTTCCCATCCAAGGAAGGTTGCGGACAGCGTTGGCAGTttcgcatctctctctctgtagCCCGTAGGCACTCTTCGCTCCTAGCGGCGGTTCCTCTGCGTCCCGCTCGTGTCCTAGCCTGCCACCACCTACTGACGCGAGGATAGGCCCGTCGGTGTAGAGTCGGTGTGGCAAAAGGAAGCACGCAGTTTCAGAGAGAACCAGAGgcccagagagagagatgggtgCTCACGAGCACACCTGCACCGAAACTGCTGACAGTGATGGAGGGAAAGCTGCgcgtttttctttgcccTCCCGAcggctgctgttgtgggGTTGCGTTGATTCGAAGTGAATGACGGAAAATGAAAACtgaaaacgaaaaagggcAAACGAAAAACACGAAGAGAGCCGACACACCACGCGACACTGCACATCCATGCATACGTTGGCACAATCATTCCTTGATGCATGTCTAACGACACAGGACGCCACGCAGGTAAGACGGGCACAGTAACGCACACCCAAGCACATGAAAAGTGTACACGTACGTTGCCTACAAAAAGTGCCCACGTGATGAGGCATGTGTCTGcatgctgcagcggcagggaaACCCTTTCCACAAGAGGCAAGCATACgggcgcacacgtgcgcctgACCGCAGCTTCGACAACAGCACACACTCCCTCGGTACGAGTTTACTTGCcggccttctcctccttcgcggccTCCTTGCGCGCGGCGCGGACACTGCGGGCACCGAAGAAGCGCACGGCGGAGTGGTTCTTCTTCAGGAAGGCGTACACGCACATCGACTTCTCCTCGGCCGATACCGCGCGTGGGGCCTCGGCGGACGGGTACACCAcagcgccgacagcggcgtcgccgaagcGCGAGCGGTCCTGGGTCGCggccttcacctcctcctcagaCGCCTCGCCCTTCTGCACCTTCTTGTGGTTCATCGGAAACAGCACAAGCTTGCTCATGTACGTCTTCAGGCGCTGCACGTTCACGTTCATGCCCTCCTCGGACTTGTTCTTCCGGCGGCTGTCCACGCGGATGCCGATCGTGGCGGCGTACTGGGGGTTCAGGCCAGCAGCCTTCAGCTCGGCCGGCGAGAAGCCGCGGCCCAGGCGGCGCTTCATGTTGTGACGCACCGTGGGGCAGTTCACCTGCGGACGCAGCGCCTTCAGCGGGCGGGGGAACACCTTCTTGGCCTTCAGCAGAcgcagacggcgacggcggtgcttcTGAGCCGGCTGGTTCAGGAACACCTTCACGTTACCC
Coding sequences within:
- a CDS encoding putative 60S ribosomal protein L13, encoding MPKGNNAIPHVHQKKHWNPCSSQKGNVKVFLNQPAQKHRRRRLRLLKAKKVFPRPLKALRPQVNCPTVRHNMKRRLGRGFSPAELKAAGLNPQYAATIGIRVDSRRKNKSEEGMNVNVQRLKTYMSKLVLFPMNHKKVQKGEASEEEVKAATQDRSRFGDAAVGAVVYPSAEAPRAVSAEEKSMCVYAFLKKNHSAVRFFGARSVRAARKEAAKEEKAGK
- a CDS encoding putative 60S ribosomal protein L13 produces the protein MPKGNNAIPHVHQKKHWNPCSSQKGNVKVFLNQPAQKHRRRRLRLLKAKKVFPRPLKALRPQVNCPTVRHNMKRRLGRGFSPAELKAAGLNPQYAATIGIRVDSRRKNKSEEGMNVNVQRLKTYMSKLVLFPMNHKKVQKGEASEEEVKAATQDRSRFGDAAVGAVVYPSAEAPRAVSAEEKSMCVYAFLKKNHSAVRFFGARSVRAARKEAAKEEKAGK